One part of the Musa acuminata AAA Group cultivar baxijiao chromosome BXJ1-5, Cavendish_Baxijiao_AAA, whole genome shotgun sequence genome encodes these proteins:
- the LOC135673363 gene encoding uncharacterized protein LOC135673363 isoform X1, whose amino-acid sequence MMGSTERKEPKARARVEEVLRALKKQAPLTAEQERFCSDACVDRFLRGKGDSVKKAAKHLRTVLSWRESIGTELLLADEFSAELGDGMAYVAGHDDEARPVLVFRIKQDDLKLRSHKSFVRLLVFTLEVAISTMARFVDQLVLLFDASFFRSPKAFLNLFAGTLKIISDYYPGRLHKAFVIDPPSLFSCLWKGVRPFIDLSAVTAVVSSLDFEDSLEDAALASHPRTTSLRFHPSAAASAAKVGGSTSSRFSVTVSHLNSLKPWYLSTTTTSSVVVPTASPSLIGASPLSARSFSFASPAARSTPRVGISAGAAITRSIPSTPSSAAPTRPPPQQQHPRTPMPSFLQSPATLFSFKKERQLSRVERERESFLPFLRFYRRPYDETAYRAKMRPPHGGLVSIVSLHDQPNKRRNKIQSFPVPSSQHRH is encoded by the exons ATGATGGGATCCACAGAGCGGAAAGAGCCTAAGGCTAGAGCGCGAGTGGAGGAGGTTCTCAGGGCCCTCAAGAAACAAGCTCCTCTCACAGCGGAACAG GAGAGGTTCTGTAGCGACGCGTGCGTGGATCGGTTCCTGCGAGGTAAGGGAGATAGCGTGAAGAAGGCGGCCAAGCATCTTAGGACCGTCCTCTCGTGGAGGGAGAGCATCGGAACAG AGCTTTTGCTAGCGGACGAGTTCTCTGCGGAGCTGGGCGACGGTATGGCGTATGTGGCAGGTCACGACGACGAGGCCAGACCAGTCTTG GTCTTCCGCATCAAGCAGGACGACCTCAAACTTCGTTCTCACAAGTC ATTTGTCCGCTTGTTGGTGTTCACTCTGGAAGTGGCCATCTCAACCATGGCCAGATTCGTAGATCAGTTGGTGCTTCTCTTCGATGCCA GCTTTTTTAGGTCCCCGAAGGCTTTCCTCAACTTGTTCGCGGGTACGCTGAAGATTATCTCGGACTACTACCCGGGGCGGCTCCACAAGGCTTTCGTGATCGATCCCCCCTCCCTCTTTTCGTGTCTTTGGAAG GGCGTCCGGCCGTTCATCGACCTTTCGGCGGTGACGGCGGTGGTGTCGTCGCTGGACTTCGAGGACTCGCTCGAGGACGCCGCCTTGGCGTCGCACCCGAGGACGACCTCCCTCCGTTTCCACCCGTCCGCCGCCGCTTCAGCCGCCAAAGTCGGCGGCTCCACGTCGTCACGGTTCTCCGTCACCGTCTCCCACCTCAACTCGCTCAAGCCGTGGTACCTGAGCACGACCACCACCAGCAGCGTCGTGGTGCCCACCGCCAGTCCCTCCCTCATCGGCGCCTCCCCGCTCAGCGCCCGGTCTTTCTCCTTTGCCTCCCCAGCCGCGCGGTCCACGCCCCGCGTCGGCATCAGCGCCGGTGCGGCCATCACCCGGAGCATACCGTCCACTCCATCGTCGGCCGCGCCAACCAGACCACCGCCGCAGCAGCAGCATCCGAGGACGCCGATGCCGTCCTTCCTGCAGTCCCCTGCGACGCTCTTCTCGTtcaagaaggagaggcagctcagccgagtggagagggagagggagtcgTTCCTGCCGTTCCTGAGGTTCTACCGGCGGCCGTACGACGAGACAGCGTACCGTGCCAAGATGCGGCCGCCCCACGGCGGCCTCGTCTCCATCGTCTCCCTCCACGATCAACCCAACAAAAGGCGCAACAAGATCCAATCTTTTCCCGTTCCCAGCTCGCAACACCGGCATTAA
- the LOC135673362 gene encoding transcription elongation factor TFIIS-like yields MDKEMLETFEAAKKAADVAAEAGGGSPEVDRCLDALKRLRSLPVTTQDLVETQVGKRLRYLTKNHHSKIQVEASALLEFWKNVVIQETSNSKKNGGSENKKLVKNIKSERPEGVKVDKTSRAGPVTMDVISTSESSKFVKKDRERGMNAEIAKSERDKTEKNGGNESVVHSVNAVRITKGDHQAAATKKSSAGPPRLTTMIKCNDPMRDKVRELLAEAFSKVSSETNEDERDEVRNISDEVDACDPIRVAVMVESVMFEKLGRSNGSQKLKYRSIMFNLKDGNNTDLRRRVLLGEVKPEKLIIMTPEEMASDKRKLSNEQIKEKALFECERGGPPKATTDQFKCGRCGQRKTTYYQMQTRSADEPMTTFVTCVNCNNHWKFC; encoded by the exons ATGGACAAAGAGATGCTCGAGACCTTTGAGGCCGCGAAGAAGGCCGCCGACGTGGCGGCGGAGGCCGGAGGCGGGTCGCCCGAGGTGGATCGGTGCCTGGACGCGCTGAAGCGGTTGAGGAGTCTGCCCGTCACGACGCAGGATCTGGTGGAAACCCAG GTAGGCAAACGACTTCGCTATCtcacaaaaaatcatcattcaaagATTCAAGTTGAGGCTTCTGCCTTGTTAGAATTCTGGAAAAACGTAGTTATTCAGGAGACTTCAAATTCTAAGAAAAATGGaggttctgaaaataaaaaattggtgAAAAATATTAAATCTGAGAGACCAGAGGGTGTCAAGGTTGACAAGACTTCAAGGGCTGGGCCTGTCACCATGGATGTGATTTCAACTTCAGAAAGTTCCAAGTTTGTTAAGAAAGATAGGGAGCGGGGTATGAATGCTGAGATTGCAAAGTCAGAAAGAGACAAGACTGAGAAGAATGGCGGCAATGAATCTGTAGTTCATTCTGTCAATGCTGTGAGGATAACCAAGGGAGATCACCAAGCTGCTGCTACAAAGAAGTCATCAGCCGGTCCTCCTAGGCTGACAACAATGATCAAATGTAATGATCCTATGCGAGACAAAGTTCGAGAACTTCTAGCTGAGGCTTTCTCTAAAGTTTCTAGCGAGACCAACGAAGACGAAAGAGATGAAGTGAGAAATATCTCGGATGAAGTGGATGCATGCGATCCCATCCGAGTTGCTGTCATGGTGGAGTCTGTGATGTTTGAGAAACTAGGCCGTTCCAATGGTTCTCAAAAGCTTAAATACAGGTCCATAATGTTCAACTTGAAGGATGGCAACAACACAGATCTTCGAAGAAGAGTTCTCCTTGGAGAGGTGAAGCCTGAGAAACTCATCATCATGACTCCTGAAGAGATGGCCAGTGACAAGAGGAAACTTTCAAATGAGCAGATCAAAGAGAAGGCCTTGTTCGAGTGTGAGCGGGGAGGGCCTCCTAAAGCCACAACCGATCAGTTTAAATGTGGCCGATGTGGACAGAGAAAGACTACTTACTATCAGATGCAAACCCGAAGCGCGGATGAACCGATGACCACATTTGTTACTTGCGTGAACTGCAACAACCACTGGAAGTTCTGTTGA
- the LOC135673361 gene encoding transcription factor WRKY19-like: protein MLAYKETIALSLLGRQACSPGMGRHAELDSNSEHCDNRLAIDKINQAHELARQLRAVLLSSSLPAGSSAELAREILDKLMKCSASALSRLQSCCCRTCHGVGQRSREYSSEKRGRCTPLGHKRRKTHNTWCTVTSVPYDDGHSWRKYGQKDINSAKYPRSYYRCIHRKEQGCPATKTVQQEDGDAYPPQFIVAYSMQHTCRSMGASIAFAMESAPKEEASFEGSRSSRHLLPPPPSTATAANQSQTSSPSSVGDRGDTTRLSISELSWQEIMNTSPPADTWSMDSNWETVMGCFEFSEA, encoded by the exons ATGCTTGCATATAAAGAGACAATTGCTCTCTCACTGCTTGGCCGCCAAGCTTGTTCGCCAGGGATGGGGCGGCACGCGGAGCTCGATTCCAACTCGGAACACTGTGACAACCGGCTGGCCATCGACAAGATCAACCAAGCGCACGAGCTGGCGAGGCAGCTGCGGGCTGTTCTTCTGTCGTCGTCGCTGCCGGCGGGAAGCTCGGCGGAGCTGGCGCGGGAGATTCTCGACAAGCTAATGAAGTGCTCCGCCTCGGCTCTCTCCAGGCTGCAGTCCTGTTGCTGTCGAACTTGCCATGGCGTCGGCCAAAGAAGCAGAGAGTACTCTTCGGAGAAGAGAGGCAGATGCACGCCTCTCGGACACAAGAGAAG GAAGACACACAACACATGGTGCACAGTGACATCTGTTCCATACGATGATGGACATAGCTGGAGAAAGTACGGGCAGAAGGATATAAACAGTGCCAAATACCCAAG GAGCTACTACCGGTGCATTCACCGAAAAGAGCAGGGATGCCCTGCGACCAAGACAGTGCAACAGGAGGACGGCGATGCATACCCACCACAGTTCATCGTGGCGTACAGCATGCAGCACACATGCAGATCCATGGGTGCGAGCATTGCGTTCGCGATGGAGTCTGCTCCAAAGGAGGAAGCTTCCTTCGAGGGCTCACGATCCAGCCgacatcttcttcctcctcctccgtccaCCGCCACCGCTGCCAACCAGAGCCAAACCAGTAGCCCCTCCTCGGTTGGCGATCGAGGTGACACAACCCGTTTGTCCATCTCGGAACTATCATGGCAGGAGATCATGAACACATCACCGCCTGCAGATACTTGGAGCATGGACAGTAATTGGGAGACAGTGATGGGCTGCTTTGAGTTCAGTGAGGCATGA
- the LOC135673363 gene encoding uncharacterized protein LOC135673363 isoform X2 — translation MMGSTERKEPKARARVEEVLRALKKQAPLTAEQERFCSDACVDRFLRGKGDSVKKAAKHLRTVLSWRESIGTELLLADEFSAELGDGMAYVAGHDDEARPVLVFRIKQDDLKLRSHKFVRLLVFTLEVAISTMARFVDQLVLLFDASFFRSPKAFLNLFAGTLKIISDYYPGRLHKAFVIDPPSLFSCLWKGVRPFIDLSAVTAVVSSLDFEDSLEDAALASHPRTTSLRFHPSAAASAAKVGGSTSSRFSVTVSHLNSLKPWYLSTTTTSSVVVPTASPSLIGASPLSARSFSFASPAARSTPRVGISAGAAITRSIPSTPSSAAPTRPPPQQQHPRTPMPSFLQSPATLFSFKKERQLSRVERERESFLPFLRFYRRPYDETAYRAKMRPPHGGLVSIVSLHDQPNKRRNKIQSFPVPSSQHRH, via the exons ATGATGGGATCCACAGAGCGGAAAGAGCCTAAGGCTAGAGCGCGAGTGGAGGAGGTTCTCAGGGCCCTCAAGAAACAAGCTCCTCTCACAGCGGAACAG GAGAGGTTCTGTAGCGACGCGTGCGTGGATCGGTTCCTGCGAGGTAAGGGAGATAGCGTGAAGAAGGCGGCCAAGCATCTTAGGACCGTCCTCTCGTGGAGGGAGAGCATCGGAACAG AGCTTTTGCTAGCGGACGAGTTCTCTGCGGAGCTGGGCGACGGTATGGCGTATGTGGCAGGTCACGACGACGAGGCCAGACCAGTCTTG GTCTTCCGCATCAAGCAGGACGACCTCAAACTTCGTTCTCACAA ATTTGTCCGCTTGTTGGTGTTCACTCTGGAAGTGGCCATCTCAACCATGGCCAGATTCGTAGATCAGTTGGTGCTTCTCTTCGATGCCA GCTTTTTTAGGTCCCCGAAGGCTTTCCTCAACTTGTTCGCGGGTACGCTGAAGATTATCTCGGACTACTACCCGGGGCGGCTCCACAAGGCTTTCGTGATCGATCCCCCCTCCCTCTTTTCGTGTCTTTGGAAG GGCGTCCGGCCGTTCATCGACCTTTCGGCGGTGACGGCGGTGGTGTCGTCGCTGGACTTCGAGGACTCGCTCGAGGACGCCGCCTTGGCGTCGCACCCGAGGACGACCTCCCTCCGTTTCCACCCGTCCGCCGCCGCTTCAGCCGCCAAAGTCGGCGGCTCCACGTCGTCACGGTTCTCCGTCACCGTCTCCCACCTCAACTCGCTCAAGCCGTGGTACCTGAGCACGACCACCACCAGCAGCGTCGTGGTGCCCACCGCCAGTCCCTCCCTCATCGGCGCCTCCCCGCTCAGCGCCCGGTCTTTCTCCTTTGCCTCCCCAGCCGCGCGGTCCACGCCCCGCGTCGGCATCAGCGCCGGTGCGGCCATCACCCGGAGCATACCGTCCACTCCATCGTCGGCCGCGCCAACCAGACCACCGCCGCAGCAGCAGCATCCGAGGACGCCGATGCCGTCCTTCCTGCAGTCCCCTGCGACGCTCTTCTCGTtcaagaaggagaggcagctcagccgagtggagagggagagggagtcgTTCCTGCCGTTCCTGAGGTTCTACCGGCGGCCGTACGACGAGACAGCGTACCGTGCCAAGATGCGGCCGCCCCACGGCGGCCTCGTCTCCATCGTCTCCCTCCACGATCAACCCAACAAAAGGCGCAACAAGATCCAATCTTTTCCCGTTCCCAGCTCGCAACACCGGCATTAA
- the LOC135675183 gene encoding dof zinc finger protein DOF5.7-like, whose protein sequence is MDDELQSCGGRKRTATTIALRPREEGLKCPRCHSPNTKFCYYNNYSLSQPRHFCKTCRRYWTIGGALRNVPMGGGSRKSKKSKSSSASRLPVDPVRGLAETGSGLRFLDGVPSSVAMDFHIRLHAPPASGAFSCSNQCINFVDISRSTTFSSSCTTAALPPPVGFDYPVPAAAGVYGEVGGTSISSAVNGISVSSIEPLSSISQDLHWKLQQQGLSMFTGLSPRPLENQQTLKSSDIAGRAGAEACEVNGSRNLCVGAGADSSPAWFPDSSYTMPTSNSSMPCNTISNNINESAKSVTNVNNMSYWGGTSAWNETPQFSTLP, encoded by the coding sequence ATGGATGATGAGCTGCAAAGCTGCGGAGGCCGGAAGAGGACTGCCACCACCATAGCATTGCGTCCGCGAGAGGAAGGCCTCAAGTGCCCGCGATGCCACTCCcccaacaccaagttctgctactacaacaactataGCTTGTCCCAGCCGAGACACTTCTGCAAGACCTGCCGCCGGTATTGGACCATAGGTGGCGCGCTCCGGAACGTGCCCATGGGTGGCGGCTCCCGCAAGAGCAAGAAGTCCAAGTCCTCGTCGGCGTCCCGCCTTCCGGTGGATCCCGTCCGTGGACTCGCCGAAACAGGCAGCGGCCTCAGGTTTCTCGATGGAGTACCGTCTTCTGTGGCCATGGACTTCCACATacgtctgcatgctccacctgcaTCTGGGGCTTTCAGCTGCAGCAACCAGTGCATCAACTTTGTCGACATCTCACGCAGTACAACGTTCTCTTCTTCTTGTACTACTGCTGCTCTTCCTCCTCCAGTGGGCTTCGATTACCCAGTCCCTGCTGCTGCAGGTGTGTATGGTGAGGTCGGTGGTACTTCTATATCCTCTGCTGTGAACGGCATCAGCGTATCCTCCATCGAGCCCCTGAGCTCCATCAGCCAGGACCTCCATTGGAAGCTTCAGCAGCAGGGACTCTCCATGTTCACCGGACTCTCACCTCGTCCACTGGAGAACCAACAGACGCTCAAATCTTCTGATATTGCAGGCAGAGCCGGAGCCGAAGCTTGTGAGGTTAATGGATCCAGAAATCTTTGTGTTGGCGCTGGGGCTGATAGTTCACCAGCATGGTTCCCGGACAGTTCTTACACCATGCCGACTTCAAACAGCAGTATGCCTTGCAACACCATCAGCAACAACATCAACGAGAGCGCCAAGAGTGTCACCAACGTCAATAACATGAGCTATTGGGGTGGAACCTCAGCATGGAATGAGACGCCACAGTTCTCCACACTGCCTTAG